In the Silvanigrella aquatica genome, CAATGCCAAATTTTGTAATAATTTGGATTTTGTATAGATTTTTTAAAGGTATTATCAAAATAAGGTATGTTTTTAATCCATATTTTCGCAAGATTTCTATTGCCATTTAATTCAATTTCAGGAATTCCTATTGCTTTATTATTGGCAAGAATATCGATACATTTTTTATTTTTTAATTTTAAAATAGATGCTGTTAACTCTATTTTGTTTTTTGAAGGACAATTTTTAACTAAATTATGAATAGCAATTTCTAATTGACTTTGCGGAATGGCGCCATAACCCAGAAAACTAGGATTGTCCTCATTGAGTGAACTTTCAATGAAGGTTTCAGCTGCTTTATAGTTGAAATTATGTTTTTCAAGCTCTGAAATACGTGACATAATAAGCTCAAGTAATCTTAATATTTCAGGGTTTTTAATATTATTTTTTAATTGTATAAATTTTTTATATTCTTCTTTATCACATGAAAAACCTAAATAAAATATTGCTGATATAAGAGATGGTTTTTCTAAATCAAAGGAATATTGCTTTTCAATTATTTGAAAAGCAATATTTTTAGCAGATGCATTTATTAATCCTAGTTTTAAAAATGCATTAAAACCTTTAGCAAGTAAAAACTCGGGAAGATCATTATGAAAAGTATTTATTAAATATTTTGCCTGAAACTCATCGCCTGTTTCTTCTATATAATTATAAAGTGAATAAAGAATTTTATGAGAAATAGATTTTTTTTCAAATAAAGCAGAGATCTTCTTTGAAAAAACAGTTCTTTTTGAATGAGATATTGTTGCTATGCAACTACTTATAACATTATCGTCCGTTTCTTTTAATAGGAAATAGGAGACAATAGACCAAGCACTACTAGGATTCTCTGTCAGTTTGATCGACTGTACTAATTTTGATTTTTCTTCGTTGGTAGGAATCAGTGCCATGATTTGCCAAATTAACAAATTGCTTTGCCAAGATTGAAAATTTTTAGCGAGTTTTTCAATTGCGGCATAGCGGGTATGCGCGTTCTCTGAGCGGACAAATTGTTTTAAATCTTGAAAAATTGGCATGAACGCTCTCCTGCCCGTACTGATTTTATTATGCTGTATTATCTTATTACGGGTGAATTATTGCCTGATGAGTCAATCAAATTTTTACAACATAATCAGATGGGTTGATATAACTTGTATCCATTTGTGCAAGCTGGAGCTTGCCACTCACATCCCAATTTACAGCTTGCCATTTCGTAAATTGATCGACAACCCATATTCCTGATTGTCTACTGCCATTTCCACTTTTTCCATTTCCACCGAAAGGTAAGTGAGCTTCGGCTCCTGTGGTGCTGTTGTTGATACTTGTCATACCCGCCGAAATTTCGGAGCGGAATTTATAAGAGGATTCAATATTTTCTGTATAAATAGCAGAACTTAAGCCATATCCTGTTTTATTCGATAAATAAATAGCTTCGTCGAGATCGCTAAAACTCAAGATATTAAATAAAGGTCCAAATGTTTCAGTAGAGTAAATAGCGTCGTTTTCATTGACATTATCTACAATAGAAGGATGGGCGTAAAATCCTAATTGAGCATTGCCACTAAATCTTTCGGGTTTATTTTGATCGGTTATTTGACCATTTTTAGATGTAATGAGGCGATGGTGAGGCTTAATAAGGGAGTCTAAATTTTCAAGGTGTTTCTTTAAAAATCTTTCACTCATCATAGGCCCGCAAAAAATATTTTCTTCGCTGGGATTTCCAATGTGAATGGAAGCCACTTTATCCATTATTTTTTTAATAAGGGGTTCTTTAATCGATTTATGAACAATTAAATTGCCTAAAGAGGTACAACGCTGACCCGCTGTGCCAAAACCAGACCAAATAATCCCATTTACAGCTAAATCTAAATTGGCATCGGGCATGACAACAAGAGGATTTTTTCCACCCAGTTCTAAGCAGGGTGTTTGAAGATTACGGCCACATATTTCACCAATTTTTCTTCCGACTTCTGTGCTACCTGTAAATCCAACTTTATCAATTAATCCTTCATTAACTAAAGAAACCAAGTTGGCTCCTGTCTCCGATCCCGATCCAAAAACCACATGAAAGACGTCTTTGGGAACACCTGCAGCATATAAAAGTTCTGCAAAAATGAGGGAAAGTCGGGGTGTGTCTTCTGAAGGCTTCCAAACACAGGTGTTTCCGCAAACTAAAGCGGGAATAAAGTACCAACTGGGTACGGCAAAAGGAAAATTACCAGCAGTTATACAAGCAAATACACCAATAGGTCTTCTATAAGTGTATAATTCTTTATTTTCCATTTCACTAGGTACGGTTTGGCCATAAAGCCTTCTCCCTTCGGAAATGAAAAAGTAACAGGTGTCAATAGCCTCTTGGACATCACCACGGGCTTCTTTTATAGGCTTACCCATTTCGCGAGTTAAAACTTGTGAAATGGCTTCTTTATTTTTTTCAATTAATTTACCAAAATTTGCTATAATGCCTGCGCGAATAGGTGCCGGTGTTTTTTTCCATTGCTCAAAACCTTTGCGTGCTGCTAAGCAAGCTTCGCGACACTCATCTAATGTCGCATTGGCAAAAGTACCCAAAATATCTTCCCGATTTGCGGGATTTGTCGAATTAAAATGGGATGAACCCATATTTTTTTTTCCAGCTATAATTGAAGACAATGCGTTCATATAATTTCCTTCGTTGAAGCATCGCTAGGAATTGTGAGCAAGGGCGATGACTTTGTTTTTGAGAAATCCAATATATCAGTAGCATATTCTTTGATTACGGGTCTATGGGCAATAACAATTGTTATTGATTCTGCGATCTGTGAGCGTAAGTTTTCTATAATTTTTAATTCATTTCCAACATCAAGGGCACTTGTTCCTTCATCAATAACAATAAAACTCGGTTTATGGAAAAATATGCGTGAAAACATCAATCGTTGCTTTTCACCGCCTGAAAGGCCATTTATATTTTCTGATAAATCTTTTTCGAGTTGTGCTAGTTGTAATGCTTTTAAAGCTAATTTAATTTGTTCCTCATTTGGATTATCAATTTTTTCAGGGTATACAATATTTTCAAAAATTGTTCCCGTGAATATAAAAGGTTCTTGTGGGATAAAACAAATTTCATGAGCCATATGTTGATAAAGTATTTCATCTGTTACTTTAGAATTTATTAATATTTGCCCCTCAAAAGGAGGCTGCACACCTAAAATAGTTCGTATGAATGTGCTTTTCCCTGTTCCAGAAGGGCCTACTACGGCAAGTAAGGCTCCTTTTTTTAAAGTGATATTTATATTTGATGCAAGGCATTGTGAACCTAAATTTCCAATGGAAAGATTTCGAAATTCAATTTTGCTGATTTTTTCTTTAGAATTTATTTCGGAGTAGCGATCTCTTTCTTCTAAGTTATTTAATAAAAATAATCTAATGCGATGCAGAGCATCAGTTCCTTTACGAGTGGAGTTTAATTGACTCGACATTCTATTTATTTTATCGGATAATAAAGCAATTGTAAGCATAAAGCTGATAAAAATATTACTATCAAGCGATCCGTTAGAAATTCTTCTGAGAGCAGCAATAATAATAAATGCTCCCGCAATAATGCCAAACCACTCTACCAAAGGACTGCCTAGGGATTTTGCACGAGTCGCTCTTCTCCACACGTGGTATATTTTATCATTAATTTTATTAAATTTATTAATTTCAAAAGGGATGGCTTTATGAACTTGAATGGTTTGCCACCCCCGCATTCTTTCAAGAATTCCACTTAATAATTCACTTTCAAACTGCAATCCTTGTTTAGAAAGTCTTTTAAGTGTTTTTCCTGTTACTCTAAGTACGATTCCTGCAGGGATTAAAACAGTAAGAAATAAGATAAACAGTTGCACATCTAATATGATTAACCATGTTAATAAAATGAATGATGTAAAACCATCTTTTATTAAACTGCTAATAAGTCTTGTAAATGTTTGTTGTGTTTCTCTTATGTCTTCCCCCACGATAGATGCTAATAGTCCCGCATCAACAGAATTTGCCGCATTATAGTTTAAGGAAAGATATTTTGTGGCAATATCTGTTCTTAGTTTTTTTGCGAGTTTTTCGCCTAAATGTCT is a window encoding:
- a CDS encoding aldehyde dehydrogenase family protein; this encodes MNALSSIIAGKKNMGSSHFNSTNPANREDILGTFANATLDECREACLAARKGFEQWKKTPAPIRAGIIANFGKLIEKNKEAISQVLTREMGKPIKEARGDVQEAIDTCYFFISEGRRLYGQTVPSEMENKELYTYRRPIGVFACITAGNFPFAVPSWYFIPALVCGNTCVWKPSEDTPRLSLIFAELLYAAGVPKDVFHVVFGSGSETGANLVSLVNEGLIDKVGFTGSTEVGRKIGEICGRNLQTPCLELGGKNPLVVMPDANLDLAVNGIIWSGFGTAGQRCTSLGNLIVHKSIKEPLIKKIMDKVASIHIGNPSEENIFCGPMMSERFLKKHLENLDSLIKPHHRLITSKNGQITDQNKPERFSGNAQLGFYAHPSIVDNVNENDAIYSTETFGPLFNILSFSDLDEAIYLSNKTGYGLSSAIYTENIESSYKFRSEISAGMTSINNSTTGAEAHLPFGGNGKSGNGSRQSGIWVVDQFTKWQAVNWDVSGKLQLAQMDTSYINPSDYVVKI
- a CDS encoding ABC transporter transmembrane domain-containing protein gives rise to the protein MALHNPKNISSFKLWIQQIGLWPSQFMVFIAAVLISVPLSICLLSITSVVIQTINANPTDIPWQKLLGDQLALWITPLVEGTQFETSIPLSFQQNWFAIIFLSLAISYGFLNFYSDYLLRHLGEKLAKKLRTDIATKYLSLNYNAANSVDAGLLASIVGEDIRETQQTFTRLISSLIKDGFTSFILLTWLIILDVQLFILFLTVLIPAGIVLRVTGKTLKRLSKQGLQFESELLSGILERMRGWQTIQVHKAIPFEINKFNKINDKIYHVWRRATRAKSLGSPLVEWFGIIAGAFIIIAALRRISNGSLDSNIFISFMLTIALLSDKINRMSSQLNSTRKGTDALHRIRLFLLNNLEERDRYSEINSKEKISKIEFRNLSIGNLGSQCLASNINITLKKGALLAVVGPSGTGKSTFIRTILGVQPPFEGQILINSKVTDEILYQHMAHEICFIPQEPFIFTGTIFENIVYPEKIDNPNEEQIKLALKALQLAQLEKDLSENINGLSGGEKQRLMFSRIFFHKPSFIVIDEGTSALDVGNELKIIENLRSQIAESITIVIAHRPVIKEYATDILDFSKTKSSPLLTIPSDASTKEII